One region of Mycolicibacterium rhodesiae NBB3 genomic DNA includes:
- the moaA gene encoding GTP 3',8-cyclase MoaA translates to MTVIDLGVPSLGPADPVPADGPLIDTFGRIATDLRVSLTDRCNLRCTYCMPADGLDWLAGEQLLTPDELTRLLTVAVTKLGITSVRFTGGEPLVAKNLEDIVAATAALRPRPEITLTTNGIGLAKRAAKLKQAGLDRINVSLDTVDAARFSRITRRDRLPDVLAGLQAAKAAGLDPVKVNAVLDPVTGLQDAVELLRFCVDNGYQLRIIEQMPLDADHQWQRDRAIGADDVLSALRRHFELTPDSAPRGSAPAELWRVDGNRGVVGIIASVSHAFCSACDRTRLTADGQVRNCLFARQETDLRHLMRTGAGDDALEAAWRAAMWAKAAGHGINDPGFVQPDRPMSAIGG, encoded by the coding sequence ATGACGGTCATCGATCTGGGCGTGCCATCGCTGGGCCCGGCGGATCCCGTCCCCGCCGACGGCCCGCTCATCGACACGTTCGGCCGTATCGCCACCGACCTTCGGGTGTCGCTGACCGACCGGTGCAACCTGCGCTGCACCTACTGCATGCCCGCGGACGGACTCGACTGGCTTGCCGGTGAACAACTGCTGACGCCGGACGAATTGACCCGGCTGCTAACCGTCGCGGTGACGAAACTCGGCATCACCAGCGTGCGCTTCACCGGTGGCGAGCCGCTGGTCGCGAAGAACCTCGAAGACATCGTCGCGGCCACCGCCGCGTTGCGGCCTCGCCCCGAAATCACGTTGACCACCAACGGAATTGGGCTCGCCAAGCGGGCCGCGAAGTTGAAGCAGGCCGGCCTGGACCGTATCAACGTGTCGCTGGACACCGTGGACGCCGCGCGATTCAGCCGCATCACCCGCCGCGACAGGTTGCCCGACGTGCTTGCCGGCCTGCAGGCCGCCAAGGCCGCCGGGCTCGATCCGGTCAAGGTGAATGCCGTGCTCGATCCGGTCACTGGACTACAGGACGCCGTCGAACTGCTGCGGTTCTGCGTGGACAACGGCTACCAGTTGCGCATCATCGAGCAGATGCCGCTCGACGCCGACCATCAGTGGCAGCGGGATAGGGCTATCGGCGCCGACGACGTGCTTTCCGCACTGCGCCGCCACTTCGAACTCACACCCGACTCGGCACCTCGGGGTTCGGCGCCTGCGGAGCTGTGGCGGGTCGACGGCAACCGCGGCGTGGTCGGCATCATCGCCTCGGTCTCGCACGCGTTCTGTTCGGCATGCGATCGCACCCGCCTCACCGCCGACGGCCAGGTCCGCAACTGTCTCTTCGCGCGTCAGGAGACAGATCTGCGCCACCTCATGCGGACGGGTGCCGGCGACGACGCCCTCGAAGCCGCGTGGCGCGCGGCGATGTGGGCCAAGGCGGCCGGACACGGCATCAATGACCCCGGCTTCGTGCAGCCGGACCGGCCGATGAGCGCAATCGGCGGCTAG
- a CDS encoding YccF domain-containing protein — protein sequence MRLILNVIWLVFGGLWLALGYLLAALICFVLIITIPFGFAALRIASYALWPFGRTVIDKPGTRPGALVGNIIWVVLCGIWLAIGHVVTAVAQAITIIGIPLALANLKLIPVSLMPLGKDIVPVDDINRPVGALV from the coding sequence ATGCGCCTGATCCTGAACGTCATTTGGTTGGTCTTCGGCGGCCTCTGGCTGGCTCTGGGCTATCTATTGGCCGCCCTCATCTGCTTCGTCCTGATCATCACCATTCCCTTTGGATTCGCGGCACTGCGCATCGCGTCATACGCGTTGTGGCCGTTCGGCCGGACCGTCATCGACAAGCCCGGGACGCGACCCGGTGCGCTCGTCGGCAACATCATCTGGGTCGTCTTGTGCGGCATCTGGCTGGCCATCGGCCACGTCGTCACCGCCGTCGCCCAGGCCATCACGATCATCGGCATTCCGCTCGCGCTGGCGAACCTGAAGCTGATCCCGGTGTCGCTGATGCCGTTGGGCAAGGACATCGTTCCGGTCGACGACATCAACCGACCTGTCGGCGCGCTGGTATGA
- a CDS encoding cold-shock protein — translation MPTGRVKWYDAEKGFGFLSQEEGEDVYVRSSALPSGVEGLKAGQKVEFGMAAGRRGPQALSVKILDSPPSLTRTRREAAAAEHKHTPDELHGMVEDMITLLEGAVQPELRKGRYPDRKVARRVSEVVRAVASELDA, via the coding sequence GTGCCGACCGGCCGGGTTAAGTGGTACGACGCCGAGAAGGGCTTCGGCTTTCTGTCGCAGGAGGAGGGCGAGGACGTTTATGTTCGCTCGTCCGCGCTGCCGTCCGGCGTCGAAGGACTCAAGGCCGGACAAAAGGTCGAGTTCGGCATGGCCGCTGGGCGTCGCGGCCCCCAGGCACTGAGTGTGAAGATCCTCGACTCGCCGCCGAGTCTGACACGCACGAGGCGCGAGGCCGCCGCCGCCGAGCACAAGCACACTCCCGACGAGCTGCACGGCATGGTCGAGGACATGATCACGCTGCTGGAAGGCGCTGTTCAGCCGGAACTGCGCAAGGGTCGTTATCCCGACCGTAAGGTCGCGCGACGAGTGTCCGAAGTGGTCCGCGCCGTCGCAAGCGAACTCGACGCCTAA
- a CDS encoding glutathione S-transferase family protein, whose product MSYVASGGEFNRDTNYITTRITADGRDGYPVESGRYRLVVARACPWANRTIIVRRLLGLEDTLSIGFCGPTHDQDSWTFDLDPGGVDPVLKIPRLKDAYLRRFPDYPKGITVPAIVDVGTGEVVTNDFAQMTLDFSTEWTEFHREGAPQLYPEPLRDEIDEVAQRIYTEVNNGVYRCGFAGSQESYEKAYDRLFTALDWLSDRLRNQRYLVGDTITEADVRLFTTLARFDPVYHGHFKCNRNKLSESPVLWAYARDLFQTPGFGDTTDFVQIKQHYYIVHSDINPTQIVPKGPDLANWLTPHGREALGGKPFGDGTPPGPTREGERVPADHSAG is encoded by the coding sequence ATGAGTTACGTGGCCAGCGGAGGCGAGTTCAACCGCGATACGAACTACATCACCACGCGCATCACCGCCGACGGACGCGACGGGTATCCCGTCGAGTCCGGCCGATACCGGCTCGTCGTCGCGCGGGCGTGCCCCTGGGCCAACCGCACGATCATCGTGCGTCGGCTGCTGGGGCTGGAAGACACTCTCTCCATTGGCTTTTGCGGCCCGACCCATGACCAGGACAGCTGGACGTTCGACCTCGACCCCGGTGGCGTGGACCCGGTTCTGAAGATTCCGCGGCTCAAGGATGCCTACCTCAGACGGTTCCCCGACTATCCGAAGGGCATCACGGTGCCGGCGATCGTCGACGTGGGAACCGGCGAGGTGGTCACCAACGACTTCGCTCAGATGACGCTCGACTTCTCGACGGAGTGGACTGAGTTCCATCGCGAGGGCGCGCCCCAGCTGTACCCCGAGCCGCTGCGCGACGAGATCGACGAGGTCGCTCAGCGGATCTACACGGAGGTCAACAACGGCGTGTACCGGTGTGGATTCGCCGGGTCACAGGAGTCGTACGAGAAGGCCTATGACCGGTTGTTCACCGCGTTGGACTGGCTGTCGGATCGACTGCGGAATCAGCGATATCTGGTCGGCGACACCATCACCGAGGCCGATGTGCGGTTGTTCACGACGCTGGCCCGGTTCGACCCGGTCTACCACGGACACTTCAAGTGCAATCGGAACAAGCTATCCGAGTCGCCGGTGTTGTGGGCGTATGCCCGCGACCTGTTCCAGACTCCCGGGTTCGGTGACACCACCGATTTCGTGCAGATCAAGCAGCACTACTACATCGTGCACTCCGACATCAACCCGACGCAGATCGTCCCGAAGGGACCGGACCTGGCGAACTGGCTGACTCCACACGGCCGAGAGGCGTTGGGCGGCAAACCGTTTGGCGATGGCACCCCACCGGGACCGACGCGCGAGGGGGAACGGGTCCCAGCGGATCATTCAGCCGGCTGA
- a CDS encoding DUF2771 domain-containing protein — protein sequence MKRVLAALAVVVVLASAATGVLIWRLAQHPPPKHPEISAYTDGQLVRVGPYSYCDVVNLNDCENPGTVGELAVDGRHPVQLSVPPEISGAPWLLGRKYEGSDVLEEFRPDSKLAVTIPTVDPHRGKLTAFVVQLPTIVVDQDGNEHPSWHAEWSVRTVWPQPAE from the coding sequence ATGAAACGCGTACTGGCCGCACTGGCGGTCGTGGTGGTCCTCGCGTCTGCGGCGACCGGTGTCCTGATCTGGCGTCTGGCCCAGCATCCACCGCCCAAACACCCCGAGATCAGCGCCTATACGGACGGCCAGTTGGTGCGGGTCGGCCCGTACAGTTACTGCGACGTGGTCAATCTCAACGACTGCGAAAACCCTGGCACCGTAGGCGAACTCGCGGTTGACGGCCGTCACCCGGTGCAGCTGTCCGTACCGCCCGAGATCTCCGGTGCGCCGTGGCTCCTCGGTCGCAAATACGAGGGGTCCGACGTGCTCGAGGAGTTCCGGCCCGACAGCAAGCTGGCCGTCACCATTCCCACCGTCGACCCGCACCGCGGAAAGCTGACCGCCTTCGTCGTGCAACTCCCCACGATCGTCGTCGACCAGGACGGCAACGAACATCCGTCGTGGCACGCAGAGTGGTCCGTGCGGACGGTGTGGCCTCAGCCGGCTGAATGA
- a CDS encoding MFS transporter: MGENLSVTGPRRDDRDSAGRREDRYYPPRPPAGAGDEHPGMANYPSDPGEGGYRRTRRSNPTPSNNRWLPPLDEPARPHTSGPPPHSVGAGAGERITVTRAAAQRSREMGSKMYGLVHRAATADGADKSGLTALTWPVVANFAVDAAMAVALADTLFFAAASGESKGKVALYLLITIAPFAVIAPLIGPALDRLQHGRRLALATSFILRTALVVVLIANFDGATGGFPPWVLYPCALGMMVLSKSFSVLRSAVTPRVLPPTIDLVRVNSRLTMFGLLGGTMVGGAVAAAAQYLFRVLELPGALYVVVAVSVVGAALSMRIPRWVEVTTGEVPATLSYHGRTGELRREPESRKPTPARQPLGRNIITALWGNCTIKVMVGFLFLYPAFYAKSHDASGWEQLKILGMIGAAAAIGNFVGNLASARMKLGHPAQMVVRCTIAVTASALAAAVAGNLLVAAIGTLITSGASAIAKASLDASLQDDLPERSRASAFGRSESLLQLAWVGGGAIGVLIYTQLWVGFTGVSAVLIVGLAQTIVSYRGDSLIPGLGGNRPVVAETEGGRRPDSAAVAPE; the protein is encoded by the coding sequence ATGGGGGAGAATCTTTCTGTGACCGGACCGCGCCGTGACGACAGAGATTCGGCGGGTCGGCGTGAGGATCGCTACTACCCTCCCCGCCCCCCTGCCGGCGCCGGCGACGAACACCCCGGGATGGCCAATTACCCGAGCGATCCCGGCGAGGGCGGCTACCGCCGGACCAGGCGGTCGAACCCCACGCCGAGCAACAACCGGTGGCTACCGCCATTGGACGAACCGGCGCGGCCGCACACCTCCGGACCCCCACCGCACTCCGTAGGCGCCGGGGCAGGCGAACGGATCACGGTGACCAGAGCGGCCGCCCAACGCAGCCGCGAGATGGGCTCCAAGATGTACGGCCTGGTGCACCGAGCCGCCACGGCCGACGGCGCCGACAAGTCTGGGCTGACCGCGCTGACTTGGCCGGTGGTCGCGAACTTCGCGGTCGACGCCGCGATGGCCGTCGCGCTGGCCGACACCCTGTTCTTCGCGGCGGCCTCCGGTGAGAGCAAGGGCAAGGTCGCGCTGTACCTGCTGATCACCATCGCACCGTTCGCCGTCATCGCACCCCTGATCGGACCTGCGCTCGACCGTCTGCAACACGGTCGCAGGCTCGCGCTGGCCACCTCGTTCATCTTGCGCACCGCACTGGTGGTGGTGCTGATCGCCAACTTCGACGGCGCCACCGGCGGCTTCCCACCGTGGGTGCTCTATCCGTGCGCGTTGGGAATGATGGTGCTGTCCAAGTCATTCAGCGTGTTGCGTAGTGCGGTGACTCCGCGGGTGCTGCCGCCGACGATCGACCTGGTCCGGGTGAATTCGCGGCTGACGATGTTCGGTCTGCTCGGCGGAACCATGGTCGGCGGCGCCGTCGCCGCAGCCGCGCAGTATCTCTTCCGCGTATTGGAGTTACCCGGAGCGCTGTATGTCGTCGTCGCCGTCTCCGTTGTCGGCGCGGCTTTGTCGATGCGGATCCCAAGATGGGTCGAGGTGACCACAGGCGAGGTGCCCGCGACGCTCAGCTACCACGGCCGCACCGGGGAACTGCGCCGCGAACCCGAATCGCGCAAGCCGACGCCGGCACGACAACCGTTGGGTCGCAACATCATCACCGCACTGTGGGGCAACTGCACCATCAAGGTGATGGTGGGCTTCCTGTTCCTCTACCCCGCCTTCTACGCGAAATCGCACGACGCCAGCGGCTGGGAACAGCTGAAGATACTCGGAATGATCGGCGCGGCGGCCGCGATCGGCAACTTCGTCGGCAACCTGGCCAGCGCACGGATGAAGCTCGGACACCCCGCGCAGATGGTCGTGCGCTGCACGATCGCGGTCACCGCGAGTGCGCTGGCGGCCGCTGTCGCAGGCAATCTGCTGGTCGCCGCGATCGGCACGCTGATCACCTCCGGCGCAAGCGCAATCGCCAAGGCGTCGCTCGACGCATCGTTGCAGGACGATCTGCCGGAACGGTCCCGCGCATCGGCATTCGGACGTTCGGAGTCGTTGTTGCAGTTGGCGTGGGTCGGGGGCGGGGCCATCGGCGTTCTGATCTACACACAGTTGTGGGTCGGGTTCACCGGTGTCAGCGCGGTGCTGATCGTCGGCCTGGCGCAGACGATCGTGAGCTACCGCGGTGATTCACTGATCCCGGGTCTCGGCGGAAACCGTCCGGTGGTCGCCGAGACGGAGGGCGGCCGTCGCCCCGACAGCGCGGCGGTGGCGCCGGAATGA
- a CDS encoding DUF3027 domain-containing protein, which translates to MDSATESAEHGVAPLTGDPAARPDLEAVLLGSVDDARAAIVEFSGEDTVGEYLGAGFDDPTAATHRFLADMPGYRGWQWAVVVAACPGADHATISEVVLVPGPTALLAPKWVPWHERVKPGDLSPGDLLAPPNEDPRLVPGYLASGDPAVDEVAAEVGFGRKQVLGPWGRDDAAQRWHDGEYGPGSAMARSTRRVCRDCGFYLPLSGSLGLMFGVCANEMSADGHVVDAEYGCGAHSDTPQPAGTGSPLFDPYDDGVLDVTEPAG; encoded by the coding sequence ATGGACAGCGCGACGGAATCTGCCGAACACGGCGTGGCACCCCTGACCGGGGATCCCGCGGCTCGCCCCGACCTGGAGGCGGTGCTGCTGGGCTCCGTCGATGACGCGCGCGCCGCGATCGTCGAGTTCAGCGGTGAGGACACCGTCGGGGAGTACCTCGGCGCAGGTTTCGACGATCCGACCGCGGCCACCCACCGGTTCCTCGCCGATATGCCCGGCTATCGCGGCTGGCAGTGGGCCGTCGTCGTGGCCGCTTGCCCTGGCGCAGATCATGCGACGATCAGCGAGGTCGTCCTGGTGCCCGGTCCGACGGCGCTGCTCGCACCGAAGTGGGTGCCCTGGCACGAGCGAGTCAAGCCGGGCGACCTGAGTCCCGGTGACCTGCTCGCTCCGCCCAATGAAGACCCAAGGCTCGTGCCCGGCTACCTGGCGAGCGGGGACCCCGCGGTCGACGAGGTCGCCGCCGAGGTGGGCTTCGGTCGTAAGCAGGTGCTCGGCCCGTGGGGCCGCGACGACGCCGCGCAGCGCTGGCACGACGGCGAATACGGTCCCGGTTCGGCGATGGCGCGGTCCACCCGCCGGGTGTGCCGCGACTGCGGGTTCTATCTCCCACTGTCAGGTTCGCTGGGGCTGATGTTCGGCGTGTGTGCCAACGAGATGTCCGCCGACGGCCATGTGGTCGACGCCGAATACGGCTGCGGTGCGCATTCAGACACCCCGCAGCCGGCCGGTACCGGTTCTCCGCTGTTCGATCCCTACGACGACGGCGTTCTCGACGTCACCGAACCGGCGGGTTAG
- a CDS encoding SRPBCC family protein, translated as MAEPLLQAQIDINAPVAKVWSLVADLSKMPQWSPQCRLMKTLGGPLRQGSRTVNLNRRRFLVWPTTSRITEFIPEKKLAFRVNQNGTVWSYELEPTATGTRVIESRHAENGVSAFSNMSVNALMGGVPSFERELVDGMNESLSRIKAAAES; from the coding sequence ATGGCAGAGCCGCTGTTGCAGGCTCAGATCGATATCAATGCCCCGGTCGCCAAGGTCTGGTCCTTGGTCGCCGATCTTTCCAAGATGCCGCAGTGGAGCCCGCAGTGCCGATTGATGAAAACGCTGGGTGGCCCGCTTCGCCAGGGCAGCAGGACGGTGAATCTCAACCGGCGCAGATTCCTCGTGTGGCCCACCACCAGTCGCATCACGGAATTCATTCCGGAGAAGAAGCTGGCGTTCCGGGTCAACCAGAACGGGACCGTGTGGAGCTACGAACTCGAGCCCACTGCGACAGGTACCCGGGTCATCGAGAGCAGACATGCGGAGAACGGGGTTTCGGCCTTCTCGAACATGTCGGTCAATGCGTTGATGGGCGGCGTGCCCAGTTTCGAGCGCGAACTGGTCGACGGCATGAATGAATCGCTGTCGCGAATCAAGGCCGCCGCGGAGAGCTAA
- a CDS encoding DUF2530 domain-containing protein has product MTPQPPALPPGLLKPWPVIVVITVGWLIATLLAFTVSALHTYRPFTVAGLGVGVLGTSIFLWQRQAVRRGSRGAQSGLD; this is encoded by the coding sequence ATGACGCCGCAACCGCCTGCACTGCCGCCCGGCCTGCTCAAGCCGTGGCCGGTGATCGTCGTCATCACGGTGGGCTGGCTGATCGCGACGTTGCTGGCGTTCACGGTTTCGGCATTGCACACCTACCGGCCGTTCACGGTCGCCGGCCTCGGCGTCGGCGTGCTTGGCACATCGATCTTTCTGTGGCAGCGTCAGGCCGTGCGGCGCGGATCGCGCGGCGCGCAGAGTGGACTCGACTGA
- a CDS encoding TrmH family RNA methyltransferase → MSANVIDVSDPADPRLDDFRDLNSVDRRPDLPTGKGLVIAEGVLVVQRMLASRFAPRALLGTDRRLEELGADLTGVAAPYYRVTADVMADVVGFHLNRGVLASASRVPELSVPHVLETARTIAVLEGVNDHENLGSVFRNAAGLDVDAIVFGSGCADPLYRRAVRVSMGHALLVPYAWASDWPRDLETLRDNGFRLLAMTPDPAARTLASAVSEVADQRLAVLVGAEGPGLSERAMRASDMRVRIPMSRGTDSLNVATAAALAFYERARLSR, encoded by the coding sequence GTGAGCGCCAACGTCATCGACGTCTCTGACCCCGCGGACCCGAGGCTGGACGACTTCCGGGATCTCAACAGCGTGGACCGCAGACCTGACCTGCCCACGGGTAAGGGTTTGGTCATCGCCGAGGGAGTGCTGGTGGTACAGCGCATGCTCGCGTCGCGATTCGCCCCGCGCGCGCTGCTGGGCACCGACCGGCGCCTTGAAGAACTCGGCGCCGACCTGACAGGTGTTGCGGCGCCGTACTATCGCGTGACTGCCGACGTCATGGCCGATGTCGTGGGCTTTCACCTCAACCGCGGAGTGCTCGCATCGGCCTCGCGGGTGCCCGAGCTCTCCGTGCCCCATGTGCTGGAGACGGCCCGCACGATCGCCGTTCTCGAAGGCGTCAACGATCACGAGAACCTCGGCTCTGTCTTCCGCAACGCTGCCGGCCTCGATGTCGACGCGATCGTGTTCGGCAGCGGATGCGCCGACCCGCTGTACCGGCGCGCGGTCCGGGTATCGATGGGTCACGCGTTGCTGGTGCCGTACGCGTGGGCGTCGGACTGGCCACGTGATTTGGAGACCCTGCGGGACAACGGGTTTCGTCTGCTCGCGATGACGCCCGACCCGGCTGCCCGGACGCTGGCGTCCGCTGTCTCCGAGGTCGCCGACCAACGGCTGGCGGTGCTCGTCGGCGCGGAAGGACCCGGGCTGTCCGAACGAGCCATGCGTGCCAGTGACATGCGCGTGCGCATCCCGATGTCGCGGGGCACCGATTCGCTCAACGTCGCGACTGCGGCGGCACTCGCGTTCTACGAACGGGCCAGGCTCTCCCGCTAG
- a CDS encoding DUF2537 domain-containing protein encodes MTDDSTPWAMGLTVAAFVAAVVGAAIVVLSLGLMKVHPMLAVGLNLVAVGGLTPTVWEWRKRLVWRWFVLGAAVGVACAWITVVAIAIGR; translated from the coding sequence GTGACCGACGACTCGACTCCGTGGGCGATGGGCTTGACGGTCGCCGCGTTCGTCGCCGCGGTTGTCGGCGCCGCCATCGTGGTGCTGAGCCTGGGACTGATGAAGGTACATCCGATGCTGGCCGTCGGGCTCAACCTGGTGGCCGTCGGCGGCCTGACCCCCACCGTCTGGGAATGGCGTAAACGACTGGTCTGGCGCTGGTTTGTGCTCGGTGCCGCGGTCGGCGTGGCCTGCGCATGGATCACGGTGGTGGCCATCGCTATCGGGCGGTAG
- the sepH gene encoding septation protein SepH, with translation MRKLKVVGLDVDGKQIICEADDSGEKFLLLSDDRLRAAVRGERAANTSGQHPPQTNDEVPSVLRPKEIQAKIRAGASVEQVAAASGVDLARVERFAHPVLLERSRAAELATAAHPVLADGPSVLTLLETVTTSLVARGLSTEATNWDAWRNEDGRWTVQMAWQVGLSDNVAHFRFTPGAHGGTVTSLDDAASELIDPDFARPLRPVAAVPQLELEDMPEPLTEPELDLGPEAEPAPPAAPKPRARKGKPAVPAWEDVLLGVRSSGQR, from the coding sequence ATGCGGAAACTCAAAGTCGTTGGATTGGACGTCGACGGCAAACAGATCATCTGCGAGGCCGACGACTCCGGCGAGAAGTTCTTACTGCTTTCCGACGACCGATTGCGCGCGGCCGTACGCGGCGAAAGAGCCGCCAACACTTCCGGCCAACATCCCCCTCAGACCAATGATGAGGTGCCAAGCGTGCTGCGTCCCAAGGAGATTCAGGCCAAGATCCGTGCAGGCGCATCCGTCGAGCAGGTCGCCGCGGCCTCTGGAGTCGATTTGGCACGGGTTGAGAGATTCGCTCATCCGGTACTACTGGAGCGCTCGAGGGCGGCCGAACTGGCAACCGCAGCGCATCCGGTGCTCGCCGACGGCCCCTCGGTGCTGACACTGCTGGAGACGGTGACGACGTCGTTGGTCGCTCGCGGGCTGAGCACCGAAGCCACCAACTGGGATGCGTGGCGTAACGAGGACGGGCGCTGGACCGTCCAGATGGCGTGGCAGGTCGGCCTGTCCGACAACGTGGCTCACTTCCGGTTCACGCCCGGCGCGCACGGCGGCACGGTGACGTCGCTCGACGACGCGGCATCCGAGCTCATCGACCCGGACTTCGCGCGCCCGCTTCGGCCCGTCGCCGCTGTCCCGCAGCTGGAGCTGGAGGACATGCCCGAGCCGCTCACCGAGCCTGAGCTCGATCTCGGACCCGAAGCCGAGCCGGCACCACCCGCAGCGCCGAAGCCCCGTGCGCGGAAGGGTAAGCCAGCTGTACCCGCGTGGGAGGACGTGCTGCTCGGCGTCCGGTCCAGCGGCCAGCGCTGA
- the serC gene encoding phosphoserine transaminase, with amino-acid sequence MADLTIPADLKPRDGRFGCGPSKVRPEQLQALASAGDVFGTSHRQAPVKNLVGRVRDGLSQLFSVPDGYEVILGNGGTTAFWDAAAFGLIDKRSLHLTYGEFSSKFASAVAKNPFVGDPVVVKADPGSAPKPQSDASVDLIGWAHNETSTGVAVPVQRPDGSDGALVAIDATSAAGGLPVDIADADAYYFAPQKNFASDGGLWIAILSPAALARVEAIAGSGRWVPEFLSLPIAIENSLKNQTYNTPAIGTLVMFADQLDWMLGNGGLDWAVKRTADSSQRLYGWAEASAFATPFVADPELRSQVVGTVDFADSVDAGAVAATLRANGIVDTEPYRKLGRNQLRVGMFPAVDPDDVSALTACIDWVVERL; translated from the coding sequence ATGGCCGACCTCACGATTCCCGCCGACCTCAAGCCCCGCGACGGCCGCTTCGGGTGCGGACCGTCCAAAGTGCGCCCGGAGCAACTGCAGGCGTTGGCCTCGGCGGGCGACGTATTCGGGACGTCGCATCGGCAGGCGCCGGTCAAGAACCTCGTCGGCCGGGTTCGCGACGGACTGAGTCAGCTGTTCTCGGTGCCCGACGGCTACGAGGTGATCCTCGGCAACGGCGGCACCACCGCGTTCTGGGACGCCGCGGCGTTCGGGCTGATCGACAAGCGCTCGCTGCACCTGACCTATGGCGAGTTCAGCAGCAAGTTCGCGTCCGCGGTGGCGAAAAACCCGTTCGTCGGCGACCCGGTCGTCGTCAAGGCCGATCCAGGCAGCGCCCCGAAGCCGCAGTCGGACGCGTCCGTCGACCTCATCGGGTGGGCGCACAACGAGACGTCCACAGGCGTCGCGGTTCCCGTCCAGCGACCCGACGGTTCCGACGGGGCACTGGTCGCCATCGACGCCACCTCGGCGGCCGGCGGCCTACCCGTCGACATTGCCGACGCCGACGCCTACTACTTCGCGCCGCAGAAGAACTTCGCCAGCGACGGCGGCCTGTGGATCGCGATCCTGTCCCCCGCCGCGCTCGCCCGTGTCGAGGCCATCGCGGGGTCGGGTCGCTGGGTGCCCGAGTTCCTGTCGCTGCCGATCGCGATCGAGAACAGCCTGAAGAACCAGACCTACAACACGCCGGCGATCGGCACGCTGGTCATGTTCGCCGACCAACTGGACTGGATGCTTGGCAACGGCGGCCTGGACTGGGCCGTCAAGCGCACCGCGGACTCGTCGCAGCGACTGTACGGCTGGGCGGAGGCGTCGGCGTTCGCCACGCCGTTCGTCGCCGATCCCGAACTGCGGTCACAGGTAGTCGGCACGGTCGACTTCGCCGACTCCGTAGACGCTGGAGCCGTCGCCGCCACCTTGAGGGCCAACGGAATCGTCGACACCGAGCCCTACCGCAAACTCGGCCGCAACCAATTGCGGGTCGGCATGTTCCCGGCCGTCGATCCCGACGACGTCAGCGCATTGACCGCATGCATCGACTGGGTTGTAGAACGCCTCTGA
- a CDS encoding CAP domain-containing protein, producing the protein MISRGETNKLVPVCAAALAAFGAVLAAAPAHADDGGELLNEINATRAANGCGPLAPNPQLTASAARHANDMLRTGVAAHTGSDGSSLAQRVTDAGYAGYSNIGEIVFWANGPGGSPAAAVNWWMNSPGHRAIITNCGLTEAGFSSVRSGSMMTATGDFGAK; encoded by the coding sequence ATGATCAGTCGCGGGGAAACGAACAAGCTCGTGCCGGTGTGCGCGGCTGCGCTGGCCGCGTTCGGTGCGGTGCTGGCGGCAGCGCCGGCCCACGCCGACGACGGCGGCGAGCTGCTGAACGAAATCAACGCCACCCGTGCGGCCAACGGCTGTGGACCGCTGGCCCCCAACCCGCAGCTGACTGCGTCGGCAGCGCGGCACGCCAACGACATGCTTCGCACCGGGGTGGCGGCCCACACCGGTTCGGACGGCTCGTCGCTGGCGCAGCGTGTCACGGACGCCGGTTACGCGGGCTACTCCAATATCGGCGAAATCGTCTTCTGGGCCAACGGCCCGGGTGGTTCCCCTGCTGCTGCCGTCAACTGGTGGATGAACAGTCCGGGGCACCGCGCGATCATCACCAACTGCGGACTGACCGAGGCGGGTTTCTCGTCGGTGCGAAGCGGCAGCATGATGACTGCGACGGGGGATTTCGGGGCGAAATAG